The nucleotide sequence CGCTCGTCGTGATGGCTCATGCGTCAGCCTCCGTCGGCTCCTCGGCTTCGGCGTCATCTCCGGATTCGTCGGCGTCCGCAGATTCAGCGTCTTCGGTAGCGTCGTCTTCGGCCCCGTCCACCTCACCCTCGTCGTCTACGGATTCGGCGTCCTCGGTCTCCTCGTCGGCTTCGGACGCTTCGGCCTCGACGCTTTCCTCGACTTGCTCGGCGTCGTCGTCCGATTCCTGCTCGGGAGTCGTTTCGCCGCCGGGGCCGCGACCGGCCTCCGTCCAGGAGAGATCGCGTGCCTCCCGACCGAGGTCGGCGTTCTTCTCGCATTTCGACGAACAGAAGTGGATCGTCGTCCCGTTCTTCCGGACGAACATCGTCCCGGTGCCGGGCTCGATGTCCGCGCCGCAGTAGTCACATTCGCGTGTCTGTGGCATTATTGGCCTCCGATGGCGTCCGCCTCGCGTGCGGTCTCGCGCAGCTGGAGGACGTCCCCCTCGCGCACGGCACCGAGCACGTTGCGGGTGATGATTCGGCCCTTGTTCTCGCCCTCGCGGATGCGGCACTTGACCTGCATGGCCTCGCCGTGCATCCCCGTCCGGCCCACGACCTCGATGACCTCCGCGGGCGTGGATCCGTCGTCGGTGGACTCCTCAGCGCTCATGCGTGATCACCTCAGCGGAGGTCCTCGACCTTCCCGGCGATGTCCTCGACGTCGCCGTCGGCGTCGCCCGAATCGACGATGGCGGCCGCCGCGGAGCCGACTTCGAGGCCCGCCGCGTGACCGAGATCGTCCTGGGCGCCGACGAAGAGATACGGGACGTCCTTCTCGTCAGCGAGCTCCGGAATGTGCATCACGATCTCCTCCGGCTGAACGTCCTCGGCGACGACGACGAGCTCGGCGTTGCCGCGCTCGATCGCCTTGGTCGTCTCGTTGGTTCCTTTCTTTACTCCACCTGTGTCTCGCGCGATCTCGAGCGCCTCGAGGGCGTCGTCTTCGAGATCCGCGGGAACATCGAAATCGACGTATACTGGCATGGGTTGGATCACCTCCTGCACGTGGGCTCACACTCCCCCGCCGTCGGGACCGTCCCCGGACGGGCCGATCCCGGCGTCGCCCCGGAGATCGAGGCGGCGCGAAAGTCCTAGATGGCTAGGAGTATCATCAACCCCGTGCAGGCTGTACCCGAACGTGGTCCGGCGGACGTAAAAGCGCTTTCGAAGCCGCACGGGCGTGTGAGCCCGCCACACGACCGTCGGGAGCCGCTGTCTCTCACCCGTTGGATCGATGGTTCCATGTGCGCACTCACCTATGGCGAAAGCATGATCGAGGACGTGGTCGCCCCGCTCCGCGCGGAGGCCCGGAACGCCGGCGAACGCCGGCTACTTGTCATTCACGGCGATCCCGCAAGCACGCGATCGGCCGCCGCGACAGCCGTCCAAACGGTCCTCGACGCCGACGAAACCGTCAGTACCGTCAGTCCAGTCGCCCTCCTGGCTGGTGAATCCCCCGAACGGTCTCAGGCTGGACGTTTCGATCAGACTCACGTCGAACACCTCGAACCGGCTCATGCTGACCGCCTTCTCGGCCGAACCCGTGACGTGGTCGTCCTTGACTGCCACGAACGGTGTGATCCCAGCGCCATCGGTTGCGTCGTCGGTGCGGTCGACGGTGGGGGCCTGCTCGTCTTGCTCGCCCCGCCGCTCGACCGGTGGCCCGACCGCCGGGACGCGTTCGACGAATCGCTTTCGGTCCCTCCATTCGACCGGGCGGACGTGACTGGACACTTCCGGTCCCGACTCGTCGAGACGCTTCGAGCCCATCCGGGGATCGCCATCGTCGACACCGAGCCGGATCGTGTCGAGCGGGACGGATTGACCCGTCCGGCCCCACGACTGGACGGCGACGACCCACCGGTTCCCGACAGTCACACGTTTCCGAGCGCTGCCTACGACGCGTGCTTGACGGCGGATCAGGTCGCGTGTCTCTCGGCGCTCGAAGCTCTCCGTGAAGCGGGCAACGCTGTGGTGATCGAAGCTGACCGGGGTCGCGGGAAATCCAGCGCGGCCGGGCTAGCAGCCGGGAGTCTCGCCCTCGATGGCCAGGACGTGCTCGTAACTGCCCCCCAGTACCGGAGTGCAGGCGAACTATTCGCCCGCGTCGAAGAACTCGCGGCGGCAGTCGGCGTCCCGGTCGAACCCGATCAGGAATCCGGGCCGCGGGAGATTTCTGTCGGTGACGGGTGCGTGCGGTTCGAGTGTCCACCCGACGCGATCACTCACGCCGACGAACCCGACGCCGTGATCGTCGACGAGGCTGCAGCACTGCCGGTTCGCCTTCTCGAAGCCTTCCTGGCCGCGCCTGCTGTCGCGTTCACGACAACCGTCCACGGCTACGAGGGTGCAGGACGGGGATTTTCCGTCCGGTTCCGGGATCGGCTGGCCGAGTCGGACGTGGCCGTGACCGAGCGGACGATGGACGAACCGATCCGGTACGCAGCGGGGGATCCGATCGAGGTCTGGGCCTTCCGGGCACTGTTGCTCGACGCACGCCCGCCGGTCGAGCAGTTGATCGCCGACGCGACGCCGGCCACTGTCGAGTACGCACGGATCGACTCCACCGACTTGCTCGCGGACGAGCACCTGCTTCGGGAGGTCTTCGGGCTACTGGTCGTCGCGCACTACCGGACGGAACCCGCCGATCTCGCCCGGTTGCTTGACGCGCCGAACGTCACCGTGCGGGCACTCACTCACAATGGCCACGTGGTCTCGGTCGCCCTGCTGGCTCGGGAGGGGGGACTGTCGGCCGATCGGCGGGCTGAAATGTACGAAGGTGCCCGCGTCGCGGGCAACATGATACCGGACGTGCTGACGAGCCAACTCCGGGACGAAGCCGCGGGGATGCCAGTCGGCCTGCGCGTGATGCGGATCGCCTCGCACGACGCCGTCCGGGGGCGGGGACTGGGATCACACCTGCTAACTGAGATCGAGAGCGAGTTCCGCGAGGACGTGGACTGGCTCGGCACTGGGTACGGTGCGACGCCGCCACTCGTCGACTTCTGGGCGCAGAACGGGTACCGGTCAGTCCACCTCTCGACCTCGCGCAACGAGCGCAGCGGCGAGCACTCCGCGATCATGCTGAAAGCGACTACAGCGGATGGCCGGGACCTGCTCGATCGGCACACCGAGTGGTTCCGCGACCGGATCGAGGGGACGCTGGCGGATCCCCTCTCCGACCTCGATCCCGACATCGTCAGGGCCGTGCTTCGGACCGTCGACGGCACGCCGGACCTCGATCTCTCCGTGTTCGAATGGCGCGTACTTGCCGGGTCGCCCCACGGGGCTGGACTGTACGACACGGTGCCCGAGGCCTTCGGGAAACTGGCGCTGTGGTACTGCTCCGGGTCGCATGACGAACTCGGGCTCACGGACCGCCAGGAGCGATTGTTGGTCACGAAAGCCCTTCAACACCGGTCGTGGAGCGCCGTGACTGACCAGCTCGATTTTCATTCTCAGCGGGAGTGTATGCGTACACTGGGCGCTACTGTCGGGGTGCTGGTCGACGCTACCGGTAACGACGTGGCACAGTCCGAGCGTGATCGATTCGGCTAACGCGGAGTGGATGAGGCGAACCAACTACCCAGCCAGTACGTTTTTCTCGGTCGATCAGCTAGCGGGGGTATTGATGGACGGCGCGACTAACCAGATGATTCTTCGAGCGGCCGGTAGCGCGATCTGTGCTCACGGGGATGTGGATCCGACGATCAGGCCCTTACTCGGGGACACGTTCGTGCACCTGCGGGGATGGATGCCGGGGGTCGACGTGTGAGCCTGTTCAAGGGCCAGTCCGAGCTAGAGCTGACCGAGGGCGGGATCCTGCGACCGCTGTTTTACCTCTCGCTGCCGATCGTCGTCACCAACCTGCTCCAGGTCGCCTACAACATCGCCGATACCTTCTGGCTGGCCGGGATCGCGGGCGAGGCCGGCACGGACGCGGTGGCGGGGATCACCTTCGCCTTCCCGATCGTCTTCCTGCTCATCTCGATGGGGATGGGGCTGTCAGTGGCCGGGAGCGTCCTCGTTGCCCAACACACCGGAGCCGGCGAATCCGATCAGGCGTCCGTTGCGGCGTCCCAGACGGTCACCTGGGCGATCCTGGGGTCGGCGGTGCTGGGCCTGCTCGGCTTCCCGCTGGTCGGCCCGTTGATCGAGTTTCTGGGAGCGTCGCCGAGCGTACTCCCCGGCGCGCGAGCCTACATGCAGGTCATCTCGCTGGGGCTGCCGTTCATGTTCGGTTTCTTCGTGTTCATCGCCCTGATGCGCGGGGCCGGCGACACGATCACGCCGATGGTCGTCATGTTCGGGACGGTCGTGCTGAACATCGCCCTGGACCCGTTCCTTATCTACGGGTGGACGCTCGTCGAGAACGCGCCATTCGTGGGGACCGTCGCGTTCCCGCAACTCGGGATCCAGGGGGCGGCCATCGCGACCGTCTTCTCCCGCAGTCTGGCGATGATCGTCGGGCTGGCGATCATGTTCTCCGGCCGGCGGGGCGTCCCGATCGACCCACGGGCGATGGTCCCCGATCTGGGCTATTTGCGGACGCTGCTGCGGGTCGGGTTGCCGGCCAGCGTCGAGTCCACCGGCCGGGCGCTGTCGGTCAATGCCATGCTGCTCGTCGTCGGGACGTTCGCGGATCCGGTGGTCGCCGCCTTCGGCATCGGAACGCGCGTGTTCTCGGTGATCTTCCTGCCGGCGATCGCCGTCGGGCGGGGGGTCGAGACGATGACCGGCCAGAACATCGGTGCGGGCAAGCCCGATCGGGCGGGAACGGCCGCCTACGCCGCCGCGAAGGTGATGTTCGCCATTCTGTCGATCCTCGGCCTGATCATCTTCCTCGTCCCGCGACCGATCGTCACACCGCTGTCTCCGAACGCCGAGGTGACTGCCATCGCCGTCGAGTTCATGCGCTACACCGCGCTTTCGTTCGGATTTATCGGTATCATCCGCGCGTTCTCGGGGAGTTTCCGCGGCGCCGGCAAGACCCTGATCGCCGCGGCGATCGCCGTCCTCACGCTCGGCGTCGTCCGCCTGTCGGTGGCTGCCGTCGCTTCCCAGTATTGGCTCGGCGTCCAGGGCATCTGGGCCGCCTTTTTCGTCTCGAACGTCGCCGGTGCCCTCATCGCCTGGCTGTGGTATCGCCGGGGGTCCTGGCGGGACGGCGATGTCCGGGAGACGTCGGGGACCGGATCTGGAGGTCCCGTCGAAGACGAACCCGAACCGACCGTGGGCGACGACTGATCCGACCGGAACGACGTCACGTTCGAACCGAAACCTACTCCCGGGGCAGTCACCGATCTAGCGCCAGCAATGGCCGACTCACAGAAAGACGGCCTCCGGAGTGCGGAGGTCACTGAAGGGGCCGACCGCGCTCCCCACCGATCGCTGTTTCGCGCGGCGGGACTGACCGACGAGGAGATCCACAATCCTCACATCGGGATCGCCAACTCCTGGAACGAGATCGTCCCCGGCCACGTCCACCTGGACGAACTCGCCGAGTACGTCAAGGAAGGCGTCCGCGAGGCTGGCGGGACTCCCCTGGAGTTCAACACTATCGCCGTCGACGACGGCATTGCGATGGGTCACGAGGGGATGCGCTCCTCGCTGCCTTCCCGGGAAGTCATCGCCGACTCGGTCGAACTGATGGCCAACGCCCACCAGTTCGACGGGATCATCGCGCTGGCGTCCTGCGACAAGATCGTCCCCGGGATGCTGATGGCGATCGCTCGCCTGGACATTCCGGCGATCGTCGTCACCGGCGGGCACATGGCCGCCGGCGAGTTCGAGGACGAACCGGCCGACCTCGTGACCGTCTTCGAGGGCGTCAGCCAGTACGAGGAGGGCGAGATGACCGACGACGAACTCTACGAACTCGAATGCAACGCCTGTCCCGGCGAAGGATCCTGCGCCGGGATGTTCACCGCGAACACGATGGCCTGCGTCACGGAGACGCTCGGACTCTCCTGGACGGAATGTGCGACCCACGGCGCGACCGACGATCGGAAGTTCGAGATCGCTCGCGAGAGCGGTCGGCAGATTCTCGATCTCGTCCAGAAGGACGTCCGGCCCTCGGAGTTCCTGACGCGGGAGGCTTTCGAGAACGCCGTGGCTGTCGACCTTGCGCTCGGTGGCTCGACGAACACGATGCTGCACATCCCGGCCATCGCCCAGGAGGCGGGCCTGGACATCACGCTCACCGATTTCGAGGAGATCGCCGCACGCACGCCCCACCTTGCACACATGAGCCCCGCCGGTCCCTGGCGGATGGAACACCTCCGGGAGGACGGTGGCTTGCCGGCCCTCTATCGTCGGATCGAGGATCTCCTCCACCTCGATCTTCCCACCGTCGACGAGAAGACCATCGGCGAGCGCCTAACGGAAGGCGACGAACCGGGCGAGGTCATCCAGCCCCGCGACGATCCCGTCCACGAGGAGGGCGGCCTGTCAGTGCTCCGGGGGAACCTCGCGCCCGAGGGCGCGGTCGTCAAATCCGGCGCGATGGACGAGGACATGCACCAATTCGAAGGCCGCGCACGAGTCTTCGAGTCCCAGCAGGCGATGCTCGACGCCTACGACGAGGGCGCGATCGAGCCCGGCGACTTCGTGGTCATCCGGTACGAGGGGCCGAAGGGTGGGCCCGGCATGCCCGAGATGCTCGAACCGACCTCGAAGATCAGCGGATCACCGCGTCTCTCGGGCGAAGTCGCGCTGCTGACCGACGGCCGCTTCTCGGGCGGCACGCGCGGCGCGGCCATCGGCCACGCCAGTCCCGAGGCGGCCGCGGGTGGCCCGATCGCCCTGGTCGAAGAGGGTGACACCATTCGGATCGACGTCGACGAGGGCGTGCTGTCGCTGGACGTCTCTGACGAGGAGTTGCGCGAGCGGGCCGCCGAGTGGGAACCGCCGGAACTCGAGGCAAGCGGGAATCTCGAACGGTTCGCCGCGATGGCAACTAGCGCCGCCACTGGTGGGGTCTTGGAAGTGCCGGACCTGCCGACGCCGTCGATCCAGGTGCCGTCCGATGGCACGTCGACACCGGCGGACGACTGAGTCCTGTTAGGCTCCGACCAGCGCCCCCATCACCGCCGATTCCGCCCGTCGGAGGACCGTCGAGGCCGTGCTGCGCGCGACGCCCGCCGCGTCGGCGACCGTCTCCAGCGACGCCCCTCGGGGCACTTCGTAGTATCCGAGTTCGGCGGCGGTCTCGACGAGTTCGAGCTGACGACCGGTCAACTGGCCGGCGATCGCCCCGTGTCTGCGGTCGAAGTCGCCCAGCTCCAGCACCTCGACGTCGACGCCCGGACCCGCCTCCAGCTGCTCGACGAGGGTGCTCAGCGAGTCGTCGGTGCCGACGACCGTGATGTGGGTTCGGGCGCGGCTGTCGTAGACGATCGGCGGCATGACAACGAGGTTCAGGTCGGCGAAGACCGTTCGCCAGACCCGCTCTTCCTCGCGAGTCTCCTGGCAGACGTAGATGTAGAAGCTTTCATCGTCGATTGGCGTCAGCGTGTACTCGGGAATCGAGTCGACGTCGTCGATCGCCTCGCGGTAGGCTGCCCGGTCGCCGACCGCGTAGAACAGCGCGTACTCGACGTCGCGGCCGGGCAGGACGTTCCAGGTCAGCAACTCCTCGCGCTCCATGCGGTCGCTCTCCCGGAGGAACTCCTGCATCGGATGGTGCAACTCCGCCGGCAGGTCCAGCCTGGCACGGAGGTATCGCATGCCCGGGTCGACGGCGGGGGATAATAAATAGCCTAGTGACGTCGGCCGAGCGCTGGTTGGGCCGCGCGGCTAACGAACAGCCATGGCAGAGACACAGGGGTCGTCGACCGAACGGGGCGAACAGCCGAGTGAGACGCCACCGGGACCGGGCGGGTTGCCGCTGCTGGGGAACACGCTGGATCTCTATCGCGATCCGTGGGCATTGTACGAGGAGCTGGAATCGTACGGCGATGTCGTCCACTATACGGCCGGTGGGAACGACTTCAACGTCGTTCTCGATCCGACTCTCGTCGAGCAGGTATTGTTGACCGATCACGACGCCTACGGCAAGTGGGCGTTGGGAGACGTCGGCGGCGGTATCGGGAGCGAGGGACTGGTCCTCACGGAGGGCGAGCAGTGGCAGCGCCAGCGCCGGGTGATTCAGGAGGCGTTCACGATGGACCGAATCAGGGCGTACGGCGACGCGATGGGGCAGTACGCCGCCGAGGCCGTCGAGACGTGGGACGACGGCGAGGAGATCGCGCTGAACGAGGCGTTCTCCCGGCTCACGCTCCGGATCCTGGCACACTCGCTGTTCGATTTGGACATCGACGCGGAGGCGGGGACGGTCGCCGAGTTCACGCGGACGGTCAACGACCGCATGGACGTCGACAATCTCACCGCGTTCGTCCCGCTGTGGGTCCCGCTGCCCAGGAACCGCCGGTTCAAGCGGCGCGTCGCGGCCTTCGAATCGTTCGTCGAGGAGCTGATCGAGCAGCGCCGGGCCGACGCCACCGAGCGCGATGACCTGCTGTCACTCCTGCTGGCCCACGAGGGCGACGGGCTTACCGAGACGGAGATCCGCGACCAGATGACCACGTTCCTGTTCGCCGGACACGAGACGACCTCGCTGGCGTTGACCTACGCCTGCATGGCACTTGCCACCCATCCTGGTCCACGTGAGCGGCTGGACCGAGAGTACGAGCGTGTCCTGGATGGCGAGATACCGGACCTCGCGCAGGTCCCGCAGCTGGAGGCGACCGAGCGGGCGATCAAAGAAGCGCTCAGGCTCTACCCGCCGGTGTACGTCCTCTTTCGGGAGGCCAACCGGGACGTCGAACTCGGCGGCTACCGCGTGCCGTCGGGACAGAAGATCACCGTCCCGCAGTTCTGGATCCACCGCAAGGAGGCGTTCTATGACGATCCCGACGAGTTCGATCCGAGCCGATGGACAGACGGGTTCGAGGACGAGCTACACGACTACGCGTACTTCCCGTTCGGTGGCGGTCCGCGCCACTGCATCGGGATGCGATTCGCCATGCAGGAACTGAAGACAGTGCTCCCGACAGTGCTCCAGCGCGCCGACTTCGAGTTGCTCTTGGATCCGGATCCGGAGTTCTCCATGGGGGCGACCCTGCGGCCCGCCGAGGATGTCCGTGTGCGAGTCCGAAAACGGAGCTGAAATACCGCACGCCTTCGGTCAGAACCCGTCTTCCCACCGGAAGACGCCGTTTCGCTGGACGTTCTCAGTTCACTGTCTTCGCCGAATGGTCCGGAACTGTCCCTAAGACTTACTATACGCCAGCGTAAAGCATACGTATATGTCTAACGCGAGTAGCGCGCCCGGCGATGACGAACCGGAGACGGTGCAGATCAACCTCCGGCTCAGCGAAGCGTTCCTCGAGGACATCGACGCGACCTGGAAGGAGCAGGGGTTCAACTCCCGGAGCGAGTTTCTCCGGTACGCGGCTCGCGACGCGGTGAAACACCCGGCGTTCTCCCGGGAAGGGTGGAAACAGATCGCGGCGAGCGAACACGAGATGCGGTCGGGCGAGGCGGAACTCGTCTCACGGGACGAGGTGCGTGCGATGATGGACCGGGACGACGATGCCGAGTGACGGTGACTGGACCTGGACGTTCACACCACGGGCCGCCGATCAGTTCAACAACCTCGATGCACACGTGCAGGATCGGATCGTCTCGAAACTCGACGATGTCGTCGACGGGGCGTGGCGCGATCCCGACGACTTTCTGGAACCACTGACCGGCGGGCCGTTCTCGAAACTCCGTGTCGGGCAGTACCGCCTCGCCTGCGTGCTTGACTGAGATCAGTTCGTCCTCGAAGTCCACCGGATCGAACACCGGAGTGGGGCGTACAAGGCTGACGACGACTAGAACTCTTCTTCCCACCGGAAGACGCCGTTCCGCTGGATCACCTCGCCGTCGACCGACAGCGTCGCGTCCTCGCTCGTGTCGGCGATCAGGTCGACGTGGATCGCGCTGTCGTTGCCGGATTCGCCCTCGGGCAGACAGGCGTCGTAGGCCCGGCCCAGCGCCAGATGGAGCGTCTCGGCCATCTTCTCGTCGAAGAGGATATTGTCCGTGTAGCGGTCGATGCCGCGATTCATCCCCACCCCGAGTTCGCCGAGCCGACGAGCGCCAGCGTCGGTCTCCAGTAGCGCTGCCAGCGTCTCCTCGCCGGCCGCGGCCGCGTGCTCGACGACTTCGCCGTCCTCGAAGACGAGGTGAACGTCCCGCAATCTCGTCCCCCGGACCGTCATCGGCACGTCGAAAGTGACCTCGCCCTCGGCGTCGGCGGGTGCGGTGAAGACCTCGCCGCTGGGGAGGTTATGGGAGTCGTAGGCCACGGAGGCGGCGCTGTTGACTGCTGTCCGCCCCGCGATCGAGAGCGTGAGGTCGGTGCCGGGGGCGTCGATGTGGACCTTGTCGCCCTCGTCGAGGATCGTCTTGAGTCGGTCCATCTCCGCAGCGAGTGATTCCCAGTCCCGGAGGGTGGCGTCGTAGACGAATTCTCGGTACTCCTCGAAGGCCATGCCGGCCCCCTGGGCGAGCGCGCGTGTTGGGTGCAACGTTGAGACCCAGTCGGTCGCCAGGCGCGCTTCTCGGACCTCCTCGCGGGCGCGGGCGAACGCCTGCTGACGGTCGTCTGGCACGTCGGCCATCCCGGCCGTGTTTCGGGTCCCCTTCAGCACGAGGACGCTGTCGGCGTTCTCATAGAGTGCTTGCTCGTAGTCTGGATCGGCGTCAAAATCGTCGTCGTGCGCTTGGAGATACGCACGCTGAATCTCGTCAGAGCGATAGACGTTCACCAGGTTCGCGCCTCGCTCGCCGAGTTGTTCGGCCACCGCGACAGCGAGATCGTGTGCGCCCTCGTCGACCGAAAGAACGACGTCGTCACCCGACTCGATGCGGGCGCTCCAGTCGACCAGCACTGCGGCGTGTTCGTGGATGCGATCGTCCATGCCGGCTGCACGGGCGACGGCGGTAAAACGACGGCGGATGGTCGTCACACAGCCAGTCCGTCGCGAGTTACGCTTTTTTGCTCGAATCGCTTACGTTCGATCGAACCATGTCGTGGCGCAGTCGTTTGCAGGGTCGCCAGACACAGTTTTACATCGAGTTCCTCTACGGCTTCCTGTTTATCGCCGGGTTCGCGCTGCTCATGTTCCAGTTCGATCCCCGCGTCGCCGCGTTCGAAGGGGGGCTCGTGATCGGCTACATCCTCCGCGTCTGGGAGAAGATGTCCATCTACGAGCGCATCATCGAAGAGCGTGTTTCGGAAGCCGCGGAGTCCCAGGTCGAGGCCGAACTCGACGAACAGGTTCCCGAGGAGGTCCAGACCGAACTACAGGAACAGGTCCCGGCGGAAGTCGAGACGGAACTCGACGACCAGGTGCAAGCACAGGTGACGGACGAACTCGAAGAACAGGTCGAGGCACAGGTGTCAGACGAGGTCGAAACCGAACTCGACGACCGGCTGGATGACCGGCTTGACGAGGACTCGCGGGCGAGGACCGAGGCGGCCGAGTCCGCAACTACTGATACTGGGTCTAGTACCGAGTGAGGCGGTGCGGACGAACCCCTCGGTTCCTCTTATCGGGTACTCCCGTCAGACGACGACGATCGCGCCTTTCATCCCCTGGATTCTGTGGGGGTCACAGACGTACAGGTAGGTTCCTGACTCCTCGAAGGTGTAGGCGTAGGTTTCGCTGTCACTGTTGACCTGGGGGCCGCTATACAGCGGTTCCTGGTCATCAGGCGAGGCAACGTTGTGAGCGCCGCCACGCCCGTTCCACTCCCAGACGATCGTCGTCCCCGGACTGATCGCGACGACGGCGGGGTCGAATGCCAGGTACCCGGTATTCCCGCGGGCACCGACGGTAACCGAGACTTCGTCCGCGTCAGTTCGTTCGACGCCGGTCCCGTCGAAATTGCTCGTGTTCGAGAGATACTCTTCGGCTTCGTCCGGCACGTCAGTGTATTCGGGGTAGTCGCTTTCGGTGGATTCGCTCGGGTCGTCGCTCGAGCAACCGGCCAGTGATCCACCAGCAATGCCACCGATCGCAGCGAGCACCGCCCGTCGTCGTACCATGTCGATAACCTACGGTCGCCGGGATTCAAAACCGCGTCGTTCACTACAAAACCGACAGTCACTTTTCGACCGTGCTGTCTCACGGGGTCACGCCGCCGCCGGCGTCACCCACGTACAGCGCATAGAGGACGACAAGAAACCCGGCCGCCGAGAGGCTACTTTCGATGCCGATGCAGGCACCGAAATCGAACGATCCGAACTGGTGGAGGAGCCCCCCGGCGAGTGTCCCGGTTGCGACGAGTCCGAGGCCGAGGGTAAGCGTCCGAAGGGAGGTCGAGCCGGTCCGTCGATAGGCCTGATAGGCCAGATACGTAAGGATGCCCGTACACCCGAGGACGATCATCTCCGCCACAGTGACGACAACCACACTACTTTGCATTATCTCTCCGTATCGGGATACTCCACACGCTGGCCGGATATAAACCGCCGTCAGTTACCACCTCTTGGGAACGTCTCACTCGGCGGCGTACAGCGAGTAGACGATGACAATGAATCCGCCCGCGGTCAATCCGGATTCCAGTATGACACTCGCTTCGAGCCCCAACGAGAAGATCTGGTTTCCGGCCCCGGCGAGGAACGCGCCGAGTGTAATCACGCCGAATCCAAGCGCGAGCGAACCCAGTGACTGTGACCGGGT is from Halorhabdus sp. BNX81 and encodes:
- a CDS encoding CopG family transcriptional regulator, encoding MSNASSAPGDDEPETVQINLRLSEAFLEDIDATWKEQGFNSRSEFLRYAARDAVKHPAFSREGWKQIAASEHEMRSGEAELVSRDEVRAMMDRDDDAE
- a CDS encoding aminopeptidase, with product MDDRIHEHAAVLVDWSARIESGDDVVLSVDEGAHDLAVAVAEQLGERGANLVNVYRSDEIQRAYLQAHDDDFDADPDYEQALYENADSVLVLKGTRNTAGMADVPDDRQQAFARAREEVREARLATDWVSTLHPTRALAQGAGMAFEEYREFVYDATLRDWESLAAEMDRLKTILDEGDKVHIDAPGTDLTLSIAGRTAVNSAASVAYDSHNLPSGEVFTAPADAEGEVTFDVPMTVRGTRLRDVHLVFEDGEVVEHAAAAGEETLAALLETDAGARRLGELGVGMNRGIDRYTDNILFDEKMAETLHLALGRAYDACLPEGESGNDSAIHVDLIADTSEDATLSVDGEVIQRNGVFRWEEEF
- a CDS encoding halocyanin domain-containing protein; protein product: MVRRRAVLAAIGGIAGGSLAGCSSDDPSESTESDYPEYTDVPDEAEEYLSNTSNFDGTGVERTDADEVSVTVGARGNTGYLAFDPAVVAISPGTTIVWEWNGRGGAHNVASPDDQEPLYSGPQVNSDSETYAYTFEESGTYLYVCDPHRIQGMKGAIVVV